One window of the Candidatus Woesearchaeota archaeon genome contains the following:
- a CDS encoding bifunctional folylpolyglutamate synthase/dihydrofolate synthase, with amino-acid sequence MDYKEALDYLTFLEKERRIKLGLDNVRALLASLGNPQTKFKSVHVGGTNGKGSVCAMLDAVLQQSGYKVGRYTSPHLVQVNERFTINGMTISNDDFAHHLSMVKAEVTTQTYFEVTTALAFLYFADKGVDIACIEVGLGGRLDATNVVTPQVSVITTIALEHTEWLGNSVEAIAGEKAGIIKPHVPVVTATSGRALKVITQKAQEQQAPLQVVSSRRARGYKTSLIGRFQRQNLAVVLEVIDCLRGQGFTLPETDVRKGLLQTTWPGRFQFLQENLLVDCAHNPAGIAVLVSALRELQRKKSFANVFLIFGVLKDKDYSSMIKPLLPLVTTMILVRPNTERALDPEELKAHIQSLGLGPTPMLLVIPYLKEAMAYVQQQTTSKDLVIITGSIYLVGEIFSLFDTKHHVFC; translated from the coding sequence ATGGATTACAAAGAAGCTTTAGATTATCTTACGTTCCTAGAAAAAGAACGACGGATAAAATTAGGCCTTGATAATGTTCGCGCATTACTTGCTTCGCTGGGCAATCCCCAAACAAAGTTCAAATCTGTTCATGTTGGTGGGACAAATGGCAAGGGATCGGTCTGTGCGATGCTTGATGCGGTTTTGCAGCAAAGTGGCTATAAGGTAGGCAGGTACACCTCTCCTCACCTCGTTCAGGTTAATGAACGGTTTACCATCAATGGCATGACTATTTCGAATGATGATTTTGCCCATCATCTGAGCATGGTTAAGGCAGAAGTAACAACCCAAACCTATTTTGAGGTGACAACTGCTCTCGCGTTTCTTTACTTTGCTGACAAAGGTGTTGACATTGCTTGTATTGAAGTTGGTCTTGGGGGAAGATTAGATGCAACTAATGTGGTCACTCCGCAAGTTTCAGTGATTACCACTATTGCGTTAGAGCATACAGAGTGGCTGGGAAATTCTGTCGAAGCAATTGCAGGGGAAAAAGCAGGGATTATTAAGCCTCATGTCCCTGTTGTTACGGCTACAAGCGGTAGAGCTTTGAAGGTCATCACCCAAAAAGCACAGGAACAACAGGCACCCTTACAGGTTGTTTCTTCACGCCGTGCAAGGGGATACAAAACCAGTCTTATCGGCAGATTTCAGCGTCAGAATCTTGCGGTTGTGCTTGAAGTCATTGACTGTTTACGTGGACAAGGATTTACGCTTCCTGAAACAGACGTCCGTAAGGGCCTTCTGCAAACAACCTGGCCAGGTCGCTTCCAGTTTTTGCAAGAAAATCTTCTGGTTGATTGTGCCCATAATCCCGCAGGTATTGCTGTTCTTGTTTCTGCATTAAGAGAGCTTCAACGCAAAAAGTCATTTGCAAACGTTTTTCTCATCTTTGGCGTGCTCAAGGATAAGGATTATAGCTCCATGATCAAACCACTTCTTCCGCTTGTTACTACCATGATCCTTGTCCGGCCAAATACTGAACGAGCCCTTGATCCTGAAGAACTTAAGGCACATATCCAATCTTTAGGGCTTGGGCCCACCCCTATGCTTCTGGTCATACCTTATCTCAAAGAAGCGATGGCATATGTGCAACAACA